The genomic interval TGAATGTTAGACGATTCAATCCTTAACTGTCCAAGATCATCCACAACACTCCGATCAAGTATTAACATTTCGCCTATCTGCTGGTTTTCATTATTTAGTTCGATTTCAATTTTTAAGTTTTCTTTCTTGTTATTACTATCTTTATTAACCAAACTAGTTAATTCTTTTATAAACGAAGTTAGATTATTTTCTGGATCTTCAGTAAGATTCTTTATTTCTGTTTGCAAGTCAGTTACAATATTTCGAATTTCAAAAAGGACTTTACTTTCGTCAAGTAAATCTTCTTTAATTGATTCCGGATTTAATATATGTTGGACTGCTTGCTCTACTTCAACATTACTCTGTACTGATTTTGATTGGTTATTTTTACGCTCTATTCCTTTATCATTAAAAATGAAAGAATTTGATTTATTTTTAAAATCAACAGTCATAAACTGTTCATTCACATCGAATTTATATTTTTGAGCAATTGTATTTGTTTCATATAAGATGCTTTCAACAGATTTACCTATAATCTTTGTAAATGATGTAAGATCTGCATTCCCCAATAAAACTTTTATTTGAGTAACAATCTCTTTATTAGTGGATTCTAGCTCTAATTCATTCAGGAACTCACTTTTTATATGTGCTTTCTGTAACGTCACTTTATTTGTATTATTCACCAAATTAGAATGAAGCGTGAATAATTTATCCATTTTAACTAAATTAGTAGCATCATCTGTAGTTAGCCATTTTTCTAGCAGTATTTGTCCATTTAATATGGTACTATCATTAGAATCAATTTTATTAATTGCACTTATCATGCTGGATAGTTGAGCATCTGAATTCTTATAGCTAGGATATTCATTTTCTAGCATTTCATTTAGCTTTATTAAGTAAGGTGCAAAATTCATTTTTTGATCTGTGGGCATTGATTGTAATACTTCTGCTAGAGCAAAGACACCAACAGCGATAGGAGAAGCATGTACTTTATTAAGTAAATCTTCAACAGAATTAGATTGTCCCTTGATACTTCTTATTTCATTGGTAAGAAGCTGATTATCAATAACCTCTATTTCTTGTGTTATGACTTCTGGGTAAAAGCCCGAATTCAAATCTATCGATCTTTCAGTAAGCTCATCAAAAAGTAGACTTAGTTCTTTAGTATTTTGAGGTAATGTATCATTAGCAACAAAAAAAGGATTGCTACCTAGTTTAGATACTTGATTTCCAGATCGCTGACTTTCTAGAACATGTTTGAAGTTTAATGATTGCGAAAATACTTTTTCTTTAAAAGGACTTTCACTTTGTTTCATGACTTGTAAAAGTGATGCAACATTCATTTATTCACCTCCCTCCACTACAGAGTTTGCTGCTAAGAGGTTTGTATATTTTACCGCATCATCAACAATCATTTTCGATAAAATATCTGCAACTTGTCTGTCATCTAAAGAGGTTAAAATAAGTAATGCATCATCTTCCTTTAATCCAGGAATAAGCTCTGCTGCTTTTTTACTCGACATGTTATCATAAAGTTTTGTAATATCTTTTGATTTTTTTTCTGCAGTCGATTTTTCAATATCTTCAATTTGTGATTCTAGAGATTTTATTTCTTGTGTTAACTTTTGAATTTCTTTATCTTTTGTGGTTACGTCTTGCTCTAACGCAGTAATCATAGACGTTTGTTCTTCAATTGTTTGTTCTAGTTCCTTCTTCTCTTCAATTTGTTTTGCTGCATTCCTTACTTCTTCTGACTCATTTATATTCGTTTCCTGCTCTTTATCTTTAAAAACCTTTTCAATGACTGGCACTTCTGCTATTACTGCCTTTGTCTTGCCAAGCAAATCAAATCCAGCAACATTCAAGATAATGATCACTAACGTTAAAGTGAAGATAATTGGAATTAAAATGACAAAGAAAAACCACTGAAATTTACCGTATTCTTGTTTTTCATTTTCCATCTTATGTTCACCTAATTTCCTCGATACATATAGGTCTGTATTGAAAGATCATCCATATGTTTATTTTCTAGTTGCTTCATATTAATACTGTAATCTTCTTGTTGTTTGTTTTTAAGCTTTTCATACTTTTTCACTTCTAAATTGTGTTGCATTAGCTTAACTTGCTTTTCATTCATCCGATTACGAGTTAATAAAACAAGTTTTTGATAGTGTGTAATTGTCTTTTCTAAATTGGTAACAAATTGTTGGTAGTGTCTTATTTCTTGTACCGACATTCCCTGATTAAGTTTGGAAATCGTATTTTCTTCAAGCACTTCTTTTTGCTTAAGCGAATCATATAGTTTATGTGCAACATTTTCAAAATCATGCACCGATTGATTGTATTCTGCTAACGATTTCTCTTTTTCACTTTCTTTTATATCCATAATCTTTTGAAACCTGAATTGATATCCCATTAGAATTCACCTTTTTCCATGAACTGAATAAGAGAATCAATACTTTTCTCAATCGAAACTTTATCTTCTACATTTTGTTTCAAGAAAGTAATGATTTTAGGATAATACTTGATCGCTTCATCAATTTCTCGAGATGAACCTCTTTTATATGCACCAATATTTATAAGATCTTCAGAGTTCAAATAGGTAGAAAGCAAATCCCTAAGTTTTGTTGAAGCTGATCGATGATTTTGATCGATAATTTGATTCATAACACGACTGATACTTTTTAAAACGTTTATTGCTGGAAACTGCCCTTTATTTGCAAGATTTCGATCTAAAACGATATGTCCATCAAGAATACCGCGCACAGTATCTGAAATCGGTTCATTCAAATCATCACCATCAACAAGGACAGTATAAAATGCAGTAATTGTTCCATAATTATTTGTTCCAGTTCTTTCTAATAGCTTAGGTAATATCGCAAAGACAGAAGGTGTATACCCTTTTGTTGTTGGCGGTTCACCAACAGCTAGTCCAATTTCACGTTGTGCCATAGCAACTCGTGTTACAGAATCCATCATAAACATGACATTAAGCCCTTTATCTCGGAAATATTCTGCAACAGCAGTAGCTGTATATGAAGCCTTTAGTCTCATAAGTGCAGGTTGATCTGAAGTTGCTACAATAACAATTGATCTTTTCAACCCTTCAGGTCCAAGATCCCGATCAATGAATTCACGGACTTCACGACCACGTTCCCCAATAAGTGCAATAACATTAATATCTGCATTCGTATTTCGTGCAATCATTCCCATTAACGTACTTTTT from Metabacillus sediminilitoris carries:
- a CDS encoding flagellar hook-length control protein FliK, whose product is MNVASLLQVMKQSESPFKEKVFSQSLNFKHVLESQRSGNQVSKLGSNPFFVANDTLPQNTKELSLLFDELTERSIDLNSGFYPEVITQEIEVIDNQLLTNEIRSIKGQSNSVEDLLNKVHASPIAVGVFALAEVLQSMPTDQKMNFAPYLIKLNEMLENEYPSYKNSDAQLSSMISAINKIDSNDSTILNGQILLEKWLTTDDATNLVKMDKLFTLHSNLVNNTNKVTLQKAHIKSEFLNELELESTNKEIVTQIKVLLGNADLTSFTKIIGKSVESILYETNTIAQKYKFDVNEQFMTVDFKNKSNSFIFNDKGIERKNNQSKSVQSNVEVEQAVQHILNPESIKEDLLDESKVLFEIRNIVTDLQTEIKNLTEDPENNLTSFIKELTSLVNKDSNNKKENLKIEIELNNENQQIGEMLILDRSVVDDLGQLRIESSNIHNLLNIAKIGEQAAKELILDINEVLKAIDKNLYESNIQNRLHSNENKQHILSEYQIEVKQTIAPVVDRVQLLIEEINRLSSNQLPDMPLINSQLNNSKVTFSVSKLSEFLDKAIPLTDRLIAIMTQQNEKATSQNKSTLFAENGLGIQDPNGQSMEHNLKAFPKQQFVDIALFQHQMNRSFNKLTTMKTGQSLVQLEAESSMKQEFINPITNHQVFENSLTQQSKQIIDKEDVFLIQLEKLVGNQSSLSMETSKLDTTVKKEFTNQLIHAFKGSKFTQLANGANRLVINLNPEHFGNLTVRLVQKNGEMVARIIASTESAKELLEHSVHQLKQVLPTMKVEIERFEVYTEQSTKTFRENSEEKEQQKNNPHKSRHEEEKETEQSFIESLIDVLDTSV
- a CDS encoding MotE family protein; this translates as MENEKQEYGKFQWFFFVILIPIIFTLTLVIIILNVAGFDLLGKTKAVIAEVPVIEKVFKDKEQETNINESEEVRNAAKQIEEKKELEQTIEEQTSMITALEQDVTTKDKEIQKLTQEIKSLESQIEDIEKSTAEKKSKDITKLYDNMSSKKAAELIPGLKEDDALLILTSLDDRQVADILSKMIVDDAVKYTNLLAANSVVEGGE
- the fliJ gene encoding flagellar export protein FliJ, whose translation is MGYQFRFQKIMDIKESEKEKSLAEYNQSVHDFENVAHKLYDSLKQKEVLEENTISKLNQGMSVQEIRHYQQFVTNLEKTITHYQKLVLLTRNRMNEKQVKLMQHNLEVKKYEKLKNKQQEDYSINMKQLENKHMDDLSIQTYMYRGN
- the fliI gene encoding flagellar protein export ATPase FliI yields the protein MLDSYKRYGKVKKVVGLMIESKGPESSIGDLCYIYTGSNKKIKIPAEVVGFKDENVLLMPYLQVTNIAPGSIVEATDGPLRVKVGTGLIGKVINAFGQPLDESSLPKGLTYVPTDQSPPNPMKRPPIHEKIEVGVRVIDSLLTVGKGQRIGIFAGSGVGKSTLMGMIARNTNADINVIALIGERGREVREFIDRDLGPEGLKRSIVIVATSDQPALMRLKASYTATAVAEYFRDKGLNVMFMMDSVTRVAMAQREIGLAVGEPPTTKGYTPSVFAILPKLLERTGTNNYGTITAFYTVLVDGDDLNEPISDTVRGILDGHIVLDRNLANKGQFPAINVLKSISRVMNQIIDQNHRSASTKLRDLLSTYLNSEDLINIGAYKRGSSREIDEAIKYYPKIITFLKQNVEDKVSIEKSIDSLIQFMEKGEF